The sequence AAGACTTAAAGCTCCACGAAATTGTGCAAGCTTTAAAACTGTTTTTGGATTAAAAGCAAAAAATATATCTTCTATTACAACTTCATCTATTTGATTATTTTTAAAAATTATATCAAGCCCTTCACAAAGTTCTGTTATTTGATAGTTTAAAGTGTTAGGTTTTATCTTAATTAATCCAGCTTCAATTAATTTTACATTCACATTATCTTTTTCTATGATTGCATAACCACAGTTATGAGTTCCTGGGTCTATTCCTAAAATTCTCATTCATACTCTTTCACTATTATTCAAGTTCTATTCACATAAATATTAAATTAACTTATAAATTAACTAATATTTTATCATATTTAGGGTAAAATATTAGATGTAATTATTGTAAAGGATTTTA is a genomic window of Campylobacter blaseri containing:
- the ruvC gene encoding crossover junction endodeoxyribonuclease RuvC; translated protein: MRILGIDPGTHNCGYAIIEKDNVNVKLIEAGLIKIKPNTLNYQITELCEGLDIIFKNNQIDEVVIEDIFFAFNPKTVLKLAQFRGALSLKILQIHGEFYEYTPLQIKKSVTGKAKATKEQVAYMVKRILGLKKDIKPLDITDAIAIALTHANQVKFLKNNPKI